Proteins encoded in a region of the Myxococcales bacterium genome:
- a CDS encoding pyridoxal-phosphate dependent enzyme yields the protein MSSAPPHAEAGRFVGGPRDSSCPSSPWLPERELVALASGFARAEAALGLREVNLARTPSFDLVGAPGAPRVRVHLALECFQVTGSFKVRGALFALREARRRTPGLSRVVAASAGNHGAGVAFAAKALGLTATLFVPRGAPEAKLAKMRAYGAEPRLADSIHYDGAETEAMAYAAAEGVPFVSPYDDPDVLVGNGASLAFEIARALGAPPAAVVAPIGGGGLATGLALGLAVAAGVPYGEGPPVLAAQSEASCAFALSLERGRAITTLEGPPTLAEGLEGGISERGFARARAVCAGALVVSEAAIEAAMYALYTHLGLVVEGSAAVGVAALATQAGQAALARAGAGSDADVVVVVTGRNVDAARAAKVVLRQPVR from the coding sequence GTGAGCTCCGCCCCGCCGCACGCGGAGGCCGGGCGCTTCGTGGGCGGCCCCCGTGACTCGAGCTGCCCGTCCAGCCCATGGCTGCCGGAGCGCGAGCTCGTCGCCCTGGCCTCGGGGTTCGCCCGGGCGGAGGCCGCTCTCGGGCTCCGCGAGGTCAACCTGGCCCGGACGCCGTCGTTCGATCTCGTCGGAGCGCCTGGCGCGCCTCGCGTGCGCGTGCACCTCGCGCTCGAGTGCTTCCAGGTGACAGGGAGCTTCAAGGTGCGCGGCGCGCTGTTCGCCCTCCGCGAGGCGAGGCGGCGGACGCCGGGGCTCTCGCGGGTCGTCGCCGCGAGCGCAGGAAACCACGGCGCGGGGGTCGCGTTCGCTGCCAAGGCGCTGGGGCTCACGGCGACGCTGTTCGTGCCGCGAGGCGCGCCCGAGGCGAAGCTCGCGAAGATGCGCGCGTACGGCGCCGAGCCGCGCCTGGCCGACTCGATCCACTACGACGGCGCGGAGACCGAGGCCATGGCGTACGCTGCCGCCGAGGGCGTGCCCTTCGTCTCTCCCTACGACGACCCCGACGTGCTCGTGGGCAACGGCGCGTCGCTCGCGTTCGAGATCGCGCGCGCGCTCGGAGCTCCACCCGCGGCGGTCGTGGCGCCCATCGGCGGCGGGGGCCTCGCGACCGGCCTCGCCCTCGGGCTCGCCGTCGCCGCCGGGGTGCCCTACGGGGAGGGCCCGCCCGTCCTCGCCGCTCAGAGCGAGGCCTCCTGCGCGTTCGCGCTCTCGCTCGAGCGCGGCCGCGCGATCACGACCCTCGAGGGCCCGCCCACCCTCGCGGAGGGCCTCGAAGGCGGCATCTCCGAGCGCGGCTTCGCGCGCGCGCGGGCCGTGTGCGCCGGCGCGCTCGTCGTGAGCGAGGCGGCGATCGAGGCGGCGATGTATGCGCTCTACACGCATCTGGGGCTCGTGGTAGAGGGCTCCGCGGCGGTGGGCGTCGCGGCCCTCGCCACGCAGGCCGGACAGGCGGCGCTCGCGCGTGCCGGGGCCGGCTCCGACGCCGACGTCGTGGTCGTGGTGACCGGACGCAACGTGGACGCCGCCCGGGCCGCGAAGGTCGTCCTGCGGCAGCCCGTGCGCTGA
- the udk gene encoding uridine kinase, whose translation MSQSPAPNAPLILGIAGGSGSGKSTIARAILGALPEGAGVLLEQDHYYHPQAHLPQEERERVNYDHPDALELDLLASHVRALREGRAIERPSYDFTTHDRAKETTLVPAAKVIVVEGILVLSDERLRALFEVKLFVDTDADIRLMRRVRRDLEQRGRTFASVRKQYYDTVRPMHLAFVEPSKRFADIIIPEGGQNRVALDFLVGFIRSRA comes from the coding sequence ATGAGCCAGAGCCCCGCCCCGAACGCCCCGCTCATCCTCGGCATCGCGGGAGGCTCGGGCTCCGGGAAGAGCACGATCGCGCGGGCCATCTTGGGGGCGTTGCCCGAGGGCGCGGGGGTCCTCCTCGAGCAGGACCACTACTACCATCCGCAAGCGCACCTGCCGCAGGAGGAGCGGGAGCGGGTGAACTACGACCACCCCGACGCCCTCGAGCTCGATCTCCTGGCGAGCCATGTGCGCGCGCTGAGAGAGGGCCGCGCGATCGAGCGCCCGAGCTACGACTTCACGACGCACGACCGCGCGAAGGAGACCACGCTCGTCCCGGCCGCGAAGGTGATCGTCGTCGAGGGCATCCTCGTGCTCTCCGACGAGCGGCTTCGGGCGCTCTTCGAGGTGAAGCTCTTCGTCGACACCGACGCCGACATCCGGCTCATGCGTCGGGTGCGGCGCGACCTCGAGCAGCGCGGCCGCACGTTCGCGTCGGTGCGCAAGCAGTACTACGACACCGTGCGCCCCATGCACCTCGCGTTCGTCGAACCGTCGAAGCGCTTCGCGGACATCATCATCCCCGAGGGCGGCCAGAACCGCGTGGCGCTCGACTTCCTCGTCGGCTTCATCCGCTCCCGCGCCTGA